From the Triticum urartu cultivar G1812 chromosome 4, Tu2.1, whole genome shotgun sequence genome, the window TTGAATATTGTAAATGGTATATAATTGACTCAACCAATATCATAACACCAATAACTATATTAGCATAGATATGTATTCACCCGCAAAAAAAGCATACATATGTATTGGCTGAGCAAGTAACAAAAGAATTTAGTCCACATATGTATGTTTATGCACAAAAATCGGGGAAAGTTGTTGTCATAACAGGCATAACAATAGGAGTTCTGTACCAACATGGGTGTGTACTAACATTCAGAATGCATGGCAAAATGAATAGCTACAACACCTACACAAAATTCACTCAAACTGAATAAAGCTACTTTTGAGAACACTAAAGTTCTTTTGAGCTCCTCAATTGATCTCTCCAATAGCTTGACTTCTTCATCCTTCTCCTTTCACCTGCTATTTGTAAGAGTACAAAAGAAGGGTTCTaaaagaagaaaaatggaagCATTATTAAGAGCAGAAAACATTAATCAAATAGCATGAACACCTGGCTGGCGTCCGTAGCAATTACTTCCCTTTTTTGCCACTGGCAAAGCATCTCCAGCTTTTCTCTCAGAGAGGCACCTGGGAGTCACATTATTGCTTCTCTTCTGAGAGCTTGGAGAAGTTATTCTGTAAATTTTGAAGCAAATCGTTCCTTTCATCGTCAAGTAAATTTCTCAGCTCAATCAACACTTCCTCCAATATTGGAGTGGCATTTCTATATGGGCTAACTCCTATTTCACAGAGCAATAAATCCGTTCAATATGGCTGAGCTGAGGTCGCAAATCAGTGTTCACTATAGAAACTGCATTTGGTTTGCAAACTACACTTGCTCGCTGCTCCTCCAACACCAAAATCTTTTTTTTACTCTTCATAATTTAAGAATGTGCAGGATTAATCAATTTAAACTCACTAGATTGGATGGATGGAGTGTCTAAATAGTAGGATTAAACAATTTGTCCTTTACTGATTGATTAATTAGTGTACTAAACATTTTTCTGAATCTTTGCTTTAATGGATGTGCATGATTAATCAGTTAACACTACAGTGGGGGAGGACATCCTGATGGAGCGGCGCAACCTACTTGACCAGCAAGCCCCACGCCTTCAAATTATTTTAGGAGATCTAACAACATTAAACAAGaagcatcatctcattaaagccCTCTTTGTTTATTTTATCGGAGGCTCAGAAGAACTTAGTCTCTTCAAAATAAGGAGCATCATCCATGGTCGATTTCTGGACCAAAATAACTACATGCATAAACGGACTCTCATGCCAAGTTGCAAACAGATTAGGGAAAACACCCACAAACTTGAATAAAACGTTGTGATTTTTCAGCAAAAATAATGTTATGTGATCGAAATGAAACAATTGTTGTTTAGATATATCAGTTTCGATTGAATCTACTATGGCATTGACAGAAGCAGTAGACATCCAGCCATAAACATATCACTGGCCATaggttttattttattttttggcATGCACTGGCTATAGGTAGATAACATAAGAGCTAGGATCCAACAGTTAGGCAGAACAAGTAAGACACTAAGTCGCATAATCAAACTATGCCCATTTGCACACATGTAAATAGTTTGAACATACTGAAACACAAAGAAAGTAAATAGTAGATTATATTGTCCTAAGGTGATCTTGCTTGATAGCATTATCTAGAGAATATCAGAAGGAGAAACATAACTAACCTTGACCTGTTTGTAGCGATCCAGATTTTACACACTCTGGTCGTTTCATCTAAAATCACATGAAAAAGTGTTGCTTTTGTTTGGCCGCTGAAAGGGAAAGTACCAATCTCCACTTCGATCCTCCCTCTGTAATATTAAGAAAAGCAGTCAACAGAGCATCGCCCTCCCACCATGCCTGTTCTGATAGACACACAAAAGAATACACAAAGCATCTTCCATCAGTTTTTATAACTTGCTAGAAATACATGCAAACGTCATCCAACAAATGAACGGCTTGTGCAATTTGTTTGCAAGCAAATAGAACGAATTATTGCAAACCTAAACATAATTCTATTGTCTATGCATCTTTTCTCTCAGCTCTACAAAGAAATTCGTCTAGCAATTTCTAAAAAGAATTTGAATGAAGCTACTGTACGTTTGTAGACAGCCACACAACAAATTGAAGGTCACAGGAGCAACAAAGCATCAGGGATCCTCCTGCGGTCCACACGGTCCTCAACGATAGAGTTGCCTGGTCAGTGGGCTGCCAACAGAGCATCGACCAGAGCGTGAATAATCAATGGAGTTTGTAATCGTAGCCCTACACACGAAATTCCATGAGCATGGATAAACTGATCTTGTGATTTGGTAGAAGCAGCAAATTATAGTACCGGCTGAATGAACAGCTTGTGCCATTTATAGATAAACTGAAACCCTCACGTAGTCAGCCAGTACTATAATATGGTAGTAGCAGCAGGCAGCTCACCATCTGGAACCCAGCCACCAAGGTACCACCGGTCTCCGCTATACCGGGGCTCGTCCTGGAACTCCTTCGGCGCACTTCTGGAGGAACCTCGCCAGCTTCTCCGGCAGCGTCACCGGTGGCAGCTCCCCCTCTAGTCGCCGGATCCCTTTGTAAAACAGACTCAGTTCGATCAGAGAGGAGGAAGCTAGGGACGTGGTGCGGTGCGAGTAGTAGCGAATTAGCGCCGTCTCTTCCATCCTCAGCCGCCAGCTCGCCGACCGCCCTCTCCATCCCCGGCCTCGATCTTGCCGGCACCCGCCCACTCCATCCCCGTCCGCGATCCCGCCGGCGCCACCCTCCAATCCCCTTACTCGAGCCCGCTCGTCTCGAGCGCAGCACGCCATGCCATGCCTCCCGCGAGGTCGCCGACGCGCAGATCGGCCCTCTCGAGCTCCTGGAGCCGGACGCCAGCGCCGCACCCTCCCATCATCTGCCTCCCACGAGGTCGCGACCAGTAGATGGAGGGGAGCGGTGAACGGCGAAGAAAGCCGCGGGTAAGGAGGAGATGGGATTGAGAGGCAGGAGAAGGCCGGCGGCGCGTGGTGAGGGGCCGAGCGGGGCAGGAGGCACCCGGCGGCGCAAGGGGCGTAGCAAGAGGTGGGCGGGGCGGGGCGGAGCGGAGCGGAGCGCCACGAGGAGGGGGAGTCTGGATAAGATGAAACAGATGAATCGCGGGTTGAATACATACAGATGTAGGTTTTTTTCTTAAACGAAACGTTTTTTCAATGCCACGGGCACCCGAATTAGTACCACCCCGGGTATATGTTTTAAATTCGAACTGAAAGTGTAAATTCACGGAAAAAAACATATTGTGACGGTGAATCCGACAAAGTCAAttcgtgctttattattagggaaagatatatgtggggagggggcacctAGACACACAACAACAATTGTTAGcagtgtgcggcgccccctccacagtttacactCATATTTtcgcagtgcttaggcgaaaccctgcgaGGATCACTacaccatcatcgtcaccacgccgtcgtgctgacggaactcatctactatcTCGAcaccttgttggatcaagaaggcgagggacgtcaccgaactgaatgtgtgcagaactcggatgtaccgtacgttcggtacttgatcgatcggagctagaagaagtttgacaatatcaaccgcattgtcaaacgcttccgcttatgttCTACGAGGttacgtagacacactcttcccttgttgctatgcatctccatgaatagatcattgcgtgtgcgtagaatttttttatttttccattcaacatttcccaacagtggtatcagagccagctctatgcgtagatgatatgaatgagtagaacacaaagagttgtgggcggtgatagtaatactgcttaccaccaacgtcttattttgattcggcggtattgtgggatcAAGTCgtccggaccaaccttacatgtccacgcacatgagactgctacctcttgagcatgcgttggttttcccttgaagaggaaagggtgatgcagcaaagtagcgtaagtatttccctcagattttgagaatcaaggtatcaatccagtaggagacaatgcacaagtcacctagtacctatacaaacaatcaagaaccttgcaaccaacgcgataaaagggttgtcaatccctttacggtcactcgcaaaagtgagatctgatagagataatataataagagacccgggggccataggtttcactagtgccttcactcaagatagcatgtattacagtgggtgaaaaaattactgccgagcaattaatagaaaagctcatagttatgagaatatctaggcaatgatcatgaatataggcattacgtccgtgtcaagtagatcgaaacgattctgcatctactactattactccacacaacgaccg encodes:
- the LOC125551962 gene encoding uncharacterized protein LOC125551962 isoform X2, yielding MERAVGELAAEDGRDGANSLLLAPHHVPSFLLSDRTESVLQRDPATRGGAATGDAAGEAGEVPPEVRRRSSRTSPGIAETGGTLVAGFQMPTDQATLSLRTVWTAGGSLMLCCSCDLQFVVWLSTNREDRSGDWYFPFQRPNKSNTFSCDFR
- the LOC125551962 gene encoding uncharacterized protein LOC125551962 isoform X1, encoding MERAVGELAAEDGRDGANSLLLAPHHVPSFLLSDRTESVLQRDPATRGGAATGDAAGEAGEVPPEVRRRSSRTSPGIAETGGTLVAGFQMPTDQATLSLRTVWTAGGSLMLCCSCDLQFVVWLSTNAWWEGDALLTAFLNITEGGSKWRLVLSLSAAKQKQHFFM
- the LOC125551962 gene encoding uncharacterized protein LOC125551962 isoform X3, whose product is MERAVGELAAEDGRDGANSLLLAPHHVPSFLLSDRTESVLQRDPATRGGAATGDAAGEAGEVPPEVRRRSSRTSPGIAETGGTLVAGFQMPTDQATLSLRTVWTAGGSLMLCCSCDLQFVVWLSTNNRHGGRAMLC